In Lentibacillus amyloliquefaciens, one DNA window encodes the following:
- a CDS encoding PTS sugar transporter subunit IIA, with product MDNSEIQILNLDVSTDKEALKYMGDFLVFQDIAEKDFPEKIIERETELPTGLPVQSIGAAVPHTDSIYVNKRSLLVSPLKQPVVFRQMGDRDQEVSVSFVFMPAIPEAGDHLTLIRELFTCFEDDQFTEALANWDGRKASLKKLIQRRLDG from the coding sequence ATGGATAATTCCGAAATTCAGATATTGAATCTGGACGTATCGACTGATAAAGAAGCATTGAAGTACATGGGTGATTTTCTGGTGTTTCAAGATATTGCGGAGAAAGATTTTCCTGAAAAAATCATCGAACGGGAAACGGAATTACCAACCGGCTTGCCGGTCCAGTCCATTGGTGCTGCCGTGCCACATACGGATTCGATATATGTCAACAAACGCAGCTTGCTCGTTTCGCCATTGAAACAACCTGTTGTTTTCCGGCAAATGGGAGACCGCGACCAAGAGGTGAGTGTTTCATTTGTTTTTATGCCGGCAATTCCGGAGGCCGGTGACCATTTAACACTTATCCGCGAATTATTCACCTGCTTTGAGGACGATCAATTCACTGAAGCTCTTGCCAATTGGGACGGGCGAAAAGCTTCCCTGAAAAAATTGATTCAGCGGCGATTGGATGGATGA
- a CDS encoding MotA/TolQ/ExbB proton channel family protein, giving the protein MVQFILELFASEQKAEALLANPIIELIFMVLFVGFFLTLLVHLTIFMKLKRIRDYLNQTNRMDIQPLEDFKEQFVRREQEESVKPETFVQEKFSGWRIFNVPVVSLIKIVQMTVSVFILIGVLGTFIGLTISLGSINATGSQLVENVASVLSGIDVAFYTSIAGMGLSLIMTVLIKVFNTEYMLTDIMLKAESNLEGNGPDGISRLIDVSETINDSIGSLQETNQKSLIGIENAFSGFQDYTSSLQQSAEDLANFNDGLSNNLEQFQELFHHMKDVTDGFGESTTKLNNNFDSLFSHFKKMNGKNERLAKAFENTYERVREVTASQIDMLNHFEESVAELKSFTSSIMEGQTSIQAAFENITQKNNDLAEKMEAHNKEFKQVFGSDLSSKLTGIISNLSELSKDFDKMGDSIARLPEALDVINQTQAEYKYLLTDRFDELKDFNRTFNRHLKAHDEQSQNFERQVQDATRTYEQMGRQNNELINEINRTISQMNNTINQRENQIEASVGVLKDTLSNYVAAMERQVGDKLDQVARNMNDSMVKTNDDIKREFQEIRRLSEDIQQSNARYTQQMIQDLTREIQGLNQQLNTLDRQSGHNGTGPDAT; this is encoded by the coding sequence ATGGTCCAATTCATTCTGGAACTGTTTGCAAGCGAGCAAAAGGCAGAGGCGCTTTTAGCAAATCCAATCATCGAATTGATCTTTATGGTTTTGTTCGTCGGCTTTTTCCTGACACTTCTGGTTCATCTTACCATATTTATGAAACTTAAACGCATCAGAGATTACCTGAATCAAACGAACCGGATGGATATTCAGCCGCTCGAGGATTTTAAAGAGCAATTTGTCAGGCGCGAGCAAGAGGAATCGGTGAAGCCTGAAACCTTCGTACAAGAGAAATTTTCCGGATGGCGCATATTTAACGTGCCGGTTGTCAGTCTCATAAAAATAGTGCAGATGACGGTCTCTGTATTCATATTGATTGGGGTATTAGGGACATTTATTGGTCTGACGATATCGTTGGGCAGCATCAATGCAACGGGCAGCCAATTGGTGGAAAATGTGGCTTCGGTACTGTCGGGGATTGATGTGGCATTTTACACGAGTATTGCCGGCATGGGGCTGTCACTGATAATGACGGTCCTTATTAAAGTGTTTAACACGGAATATATGCTGACAGATATCATGTTAAAGGCAGAATCCAACTTGGAAGGAAACGGTCCTGATGGAATCAGCCGGCTGATTGACGTGTCAGAAACCATTAACGATTCGATTGGGAGTCTTCAGGAAACAAACCAAAAATCCTTGATCGGGATTGAGAATGCCTTTTCAGGTTTTCAGGACTATACAAGCAGTCTACAGCAATCAGCAGAGGATTTAGCAAACTTTAATGACGGGCTCTCAAACAATCTGGAGCAATTCCAGGAATTGTTCCATCATATGAAAGACGTGACAGATGGATTTGGTGAGTCGACTACAAAGCTGAATAACAACTTTGATTCACTGTTTTCTCACTTTAAAAAGATGAACGGGAAAAATGAGCGACTGGCTAAAGCGTTTGAAAATACGTATGAACGCGTGAGGGAAGTTACGGCAAGTCAAATCGATATGCTGAACCATTTCGAGGAATCGGTTGCTGAATTAAAATCCTTTACGTCGTCCATCATGGAAGGCCAAACGTCGATTCAAGCCGCGTTTGAAAATATAACGCAAAAAAATAATGACTTGGCGGAAAAAATGGAGGCGCATAATAAGGAATTTAAACAAGTTTTTGGAAGCGACCTTAGTTCGAAATTGACAGGGATTATTTCGAACTTGAGTGAGCTATCCAAGGACTTTGATAAAATGGGAGACTCCATCGCTCGGCTGCCGGAAGCGTTGGATGTAATTAATCAGACACAGGCTGAGTATAAGTATCTGTTGACAGACCGCTTTGATGAGCTGAAAGATTTCAACCGGACGTTTAATCGTCATTTAAAAGCGCATGACGAACAATCGCAAAATTTTGAGAGACAAGTGCAAGACGCAACACGTACGTATGAACAGATGGGCAGGCAGAATAACGAGCTGATCAATGAGATAAACAGGACGATTTCACAGATGAACAATACCATTAATCAGCGGGAAAACCAGATCGAAGCAAGTGTTGGTGTTTTAAAGGACACCCTATCCAATTACGTGGCGGCTATGGAGAGGCAAGTGGGGGACAAGCTTGATCAGGTTGCCCGGAATATGAATGATTCGATGGTCAAAACGAATGATGACATCAAGCGGGAATTCCAGGAGATACGGCGTTTATCCGAAGACATTCAGCAATCAAATGCGCGTTACACTCAGCAAATGATTCAGGATCTCACACGTGAGATACAAGGGCTGAACCAGCAGCTGAATACGCTTGACCGGCAGAGTGGACATAATGGTACAGGGCCTGATGCAACATGA
- a CDS encoding NUDIX hydrolase: MEHNHPKHIVAVSGYITNEKGETLLVKTHARPDTWESPGGQVEEGEALDIAMCREVYEETSLVVEPLGITGIYYNKTRTILSVVFQAKWTGGSLNIQPEAIKEAAFVKLTETTIGQFITRPHFKSRTLDAMEAKTFVPYETWNMDTNNLLGRLEGGV; this comes from the coding sequence ATGGAGCACAATCATCCGAAACATATTGTTGCAGTATCCGGATACATAACGAATGAAAAAGGAGAGACACTGCTCGTCAAGACACATGCCCGCCCGGATACATGGGAATCACCGGGTGGCCAGGTTGAAGAGGGAGAGGCACTGGATATTGCCATGTGCCGGGAAGTTTACGAAGAGACCAGTTTAGTTGTAGAGCCATTAGGCATCACAGGAATCTATTATAACAAAACAAGAACGATACTATCGGTGGTTTTTCAAGCAAAATGGACAGGCGGCTCACTTAATATCCAACCGGAGGCAATCAAGGAAGCGGCATTTGTCAAATTGACCGAGACAACAATTGGTCAATTTATCACGCGTCCACATTTCAAATCGCGTACACTTGATGCCATGGAAGCTAAAACCTTTGTACCATATGAAACATGGAATATGGATACCAATAACTTGCTCGGCAGGTTGGAAGGTGGAGTTTGA
- a CDS encoding DUF1360 domain-containing protein — translation MELDLTWMTFIMLLLASYRLTHLIVFDKITEFIRKPFLTKKKISQNETKTVPKSNIGYLLTCYWCAGIWSAIFLGLIYLWVPDIAKYLIFILAIAGGQAILESFVGVNIKRTALYDEEAKELK, via the coding sequence ATGGAACTTGATTTAACCTGGATGACTTTCATCATGTTGTTACTTGCCAGTTACCGGCTGACACATTTAATTGTGTTTGATAAAATAACTGAATTTATCCGCAAGCCCTTTTTAACAAAAAAGAAAATCTCACAAAATGAAACAAAAACGGTACCCAAATCCAACATCGGTTACCTTTTGACCTGTTACTGGTGTGCTGGAATATGGAGTGCGATATTTCTCGGTCTGATATATCTGTGGGTTCCTGATATAGCCAAGTATTTAATCTTTATTCTGGCAATTGCCGGCGGTCAGGCAATCCTGGAGTCATTTGTCGGTGTGAATATTAAACGCACTGCGTTGTATGACGAGGAAGCAAAAGAATTGAAATAA
- a CDS encoding prenyltransferase: MLNDFTDHNSGTDQNSPAILSGGSRVIQTGVISARGLWLLGKWLTISLSLIVIGLIIFDYYKIALLLAIGIWGAVSYSLRPLLLSYRPFIGEWLSLFPSVLILGIAGPWLLLESIPEWALQNTLINALFCMAWVMVHHIPDREADRQASPVKKTSVVWAAEKFGKPFSRSPALLYFALTGLCAVWLGGDRIWATLGTLAVASVAIFLVLKMQVDNHHQVSMYEKIILILAMINGVWLGIFI, from the coding sequence ATGCTGAATGATTTCACTGACCACAACTCAGGAACAGATCAGAACAGCCCGGCTATATTGTCAGGCGGAAGCCGTGTTATTCAAACGGGTGTGATCTCTGCCCGCGGGCTCTGGCTGCTGGGAAAATGGCTTACCATTTCACTTAGTTTAATTGTGATTGGCTTAATAATTTTTGACTACTATAAAATTGCACTGTTGCTTGCTATCGGTATATGGGGAGCCGTTTCATACTCGCTCCGGCCATTACTGCTCAGTTACCGCCCCTTTATCGGCGAATGGCTGTCCTTGTTCCCGTCCGTGCTAATATTGGGAATAGCAGGCCCATGGCTTTTGCTGGAATCAATTCCTGAATGGGCACTGCAGAACACCCTTATCAATGCTTTATTTTGTATGGCCTGGGTAATGGTGCATCATATACCAGATCGAGAGGCTGACAGACAGGCTTCTCCTGTCAAAAAAACCAGCGTTGTCTGGGCTGCTGAAAAGTTCGGAAAGCCATTCAGCCGGTCTCCCGCCCTGTTATATTTCGCACTGACAGGGCTATGCGCCGTGTGGCTGGGAGGTGACCGTATTTGGGCAACACTCGGGACATTGGCTGTGGCGAGTGTTGCAATCTTTTTAGTCCTAAAAATGCAGGTTGATAACCACCATCAAGTTTCGATGTACGAAAAAATCATCCTGATACTTGCCATGATTAACGGCGTCTGGCTCGGTATTTTTATTTAA